In Thunnus albacares chromosome 1, fThuAlb1.1, whole genome shotgun sequence, the DNA window TATTGACCCCTACGTTAGAGAAGATGTCTGTGAGTTTTCCCTCCATCCAAGCAGAACTGTCCAGCTGAATCAGGTGCCTGTGGCTGCAGAAAGGTGTCAGCAGGTGGTCCACTACCTGCTCAACAACAGGTTTCCTACTGCGCCTCAGGAGCTGCTCTGGACAGTACAGGTACATGTTACAGATGAAGCCTGAGCTCATGTCACAGAGAACGGCAAGATAGAGAGAGCAAGGAGTCTGTTGGTAGGAAAGTCTGTATTTCTTCACAGCCAAGTTCTGACCAGGTGTGTATAAGGTCTGGTAGCGCCTGGTCAAGTAGCCACAGAAAGCAGAGATGGTCTCCAACTTTTCTGCATCCTCCAGCCTGGTCAGAGACAGGAGGCTGGTCTGGAAGCTGTTTCTTTTCAGGACACCCTGCCATCCCTCCAGCTTCAGGGTCAACTCAGAGCCAAAGCTGCAGTTCTCGCCCACAGACAGACCGCTCTGTAGAACAATAGAGAACCATGTTAACGCCTCGGCATACTCCTCCTCAGAGAGATCTGTGCTCTGCTCCTTGCTCTGATGCTTAGCTCTTGTCTTCACACCAGCAGCTCTCCTGACCAGCTCCCGGACGGCTCCTCTGTCCAGCACTTCCAGCAGGAGCTCTCTGGCTGTGTAGTAAACCTGGTAGGTGGGACCAGTCTGAATCCGGGTGAATGGCTTCACTTTTTTGGACCTGAAGATGTTGGGCAGACACAAACCGTCCGTCTGGGAGTCCCCATGCAGCTCGTCCACTAGGTGGCACTCCTCTGACATCCAGGTGCACTCTTTCACTGACAAAGCCTTGGCCTTCATCTCTGCTTGGTCTAAGAAAATGCCATCTCAAGATAGTGATAGCTTCTCCCACAACAAAGACCTCTGATCTGAAACCAGCATGACACGGCAACAGATAAGCCACAAAAACCCCCCCTCAACTTCTGTGCGCTGAGGTGGATCTCTTATCCTATAGGGTGTCTGATAAACTATGTGCGCTGGGTGTGTTGGTCTGCTCTCAGGTGAAACACATTCTCTAACACTCATGAGGATCTGCTGTTGAGGTAGATCACCAGGGATCCTCTGCACCTACACAACTGTGTCTTGGCAACCTATAAACATAACACTTTGACCGCAGTGCAGCTCTCATGACATGCTTTtgtccttttgtgtgtgttctcaagGTTAAGCTTGACATTTAGCAAACCTTTTAAAGCTAAGGGCAACCATGCATGATATCCATTTCTTTCAAACGTCACAGTGTTTGTGAACCTGAGCAGCTCTCCCTCACATAGAAACAATCTTTTCTACACTCCTCCGGATGGCCCCTGTCATTAAGAACCTATTTAAACTTATTTTAGAGGCTATTTTTTTAAGCTTATGTTACAAAGACAGTTGCAGTAGTACCAGTGACAAAATATAGtaacataaaatattcatgtgacTATATTTTGTCACTCGTACTGGTAAAACTCTTGTTAATATTTTTCCTACTTTCCCTCCAAATCTGGAAAAGCCACTTCTCTTTTGCTGCAGTCCATCTTACTGCTAATGCCTCTGCCATGCGGAGGTTCATACTACACCCCTCAGATCCCACCCAACTCTGTTCAGTTTCCTTGACCAGCCAGTGGGAGCTGCTAGTGCAGCATCAAAgacatgatccctcactggcttcccacaaAGAAACACCGCCAAATGTTTTTTAAGAATGCACAACCACGCTGGAGGGTTGTGGGTGTTTTTGCCCTTTTATGcctaaatgtatttttattttgcttacAGACTGTACTGCTTGCCCTTGTCTTTGGTGCTGCTTATGTCTTGTTATTTAAGTGGCCCCCTACTCTTGAGTTTATTCTTAAAAGGTACAATCTGATcctaatgtaaataaaatttgaGCTCCATCACCAACACAATACAGCATCTGAACTTATCACTCCCAAATCTATCTTGCACACATCTTTTGTTACACACACAACAGTAAAAtctagaaaacatttttttttacatcagtatTGCAAGTAAATACAACAGTAATGCTTACTTATACTAATACTtagtaatactaataatacttgCATATATTATCAATTATGATCAGTTGAAAGTCgaacaaaatgcttttttaatgCATAAGACAAACTATTCAATTATATGAGTGAAATATATCTAATTAAACTTACTTGTGGGCTCTCACAGTATAAGCTTCAATGTGGACAACAAGGCTGAGTGTTGTAGCTGTTATATTTGTCATCAAATCTTTTTAACAAGCTAGTAAATCATGTGCTGTGTGAACAAATAAATTCTAGTTTCGgacctcctcctttcctctccaaaCCGACAATCTTGATGAGGATgataacacaaaacattttgcagctataaaatgaaacataaaaaacctCAAACATGCACATAGCAGGCAGCATCTGCGCATACAATACCTACACCTGTAAATCTAAACTGCCTCTTGCCACCTGGTGGCCCAGATTGGACGAGAACTGCTGATCCAGGGCTGCGTATCTGAAACTGTGGGTGGTGCAGCTGGATGTTATCACCTGGTTTCAGGTGCATTAACATCAGTGACcctgtatgttgttgtttcacagGGCTCCTCCTATCAACTCAAGATCAGTTCAACAAAAAGATTCTGGTCAATTATTCAGCCAACATTGCTGCAATTTtggcaaaacacatttttgcctCCACAGATTTTTATCCAACATGCACCACGTGGGAACAAAAATATCTGCTGGGAGCCTTTATCATAGTTTCAGCCAAATAGTAATATTCTAAGCTGTTTGGCTGTGACATCCAAACATATTTAGCAATTaagacaccaaaaaaaaaggtatttctCTCTGCATTGTTTTGCCAGATCATTATCAAAAGTCCCCAAAGTACACATGTTCGTTTCACAATAATCCATCCATTGCCATCATTAGGCAAAAGTTCACCTTGTGTACTGTCTGTGATCTTAAGAAGAAAGTATCTGCAAACAAGGTAGACAACAGGCCCATCGAACGATGTAGataatgtttgaaaaaaaattgtaagCAAAAGGTGTAATTTAAGGTCTTAAGCCTCAGTGAAGGATGAACTGACACCAACAGATTCTCAAACAATAACAGTGATTTGGTAAGTGTTTTTTCTACAGTgaatctactgtatatatgcagCAGCACCGGGGCGTCGTGACAATAACTTGCCGTCTGTCATCGGGGGTGGAAGAATCACACAATTAGCTTGAGGGCTCTGGAAGCTCTCTTGCATAAATCAAATCTACTTTCAAGCTCAAAATATGTTAATCCCCTAATATCAAAGGGCATCTTCTCTCCCTCAGTACGCCCTTTGAGCTTTCTGCAATTTCTAATGTAAGACCTATTCATTTACCCACAGAGAGCATAATCCAGTATCCACTGTTACAGGATGTGCTTTAGTGTGAAGTGGCCAGCGCATCATGTCACCCACACAACGAATAAGAAAATATGAAGgtgatgattttatttcatgtagGAGTCTCAAGTAATACACATGTCGACAATATTTCACAGTATAACACCACTCAAATTATGTTAGGAGAATGCTTTTTAACAGCATCCTGCTGTTTTTCCTTGTGAAACTATGGTTGAAAGTGCAATCCCAATGGATAAAACTGTCAGAGCTTTGGTGTTTTTTGACTTCTTAGGCGGATGCATCACCACTAGAGAACTGTTGTGTTATGTCCCCTATCCTGCAGGCTCCACAGCTGGCGGACAGCTGTAGCAAGTTGCAGTCTTGCAGTCTGCgtgtggaaaaaacacacacaaatgcaaggccaatacacacacatttctctgttcatACATGCAGATCTGTTAATGATTGATTTAATATCAGTTTAAACTCTCAACATATTGTATATGAGAAGCATGCAAAGGTTTTACACATTTgaaacatgaaatcaaaatgcTCAGTCATAAATATGGCAGCAGGGGTTGTAGCATTTAATATAACTTTCTTTTTACCCACTTTGGTCACATATTATTTATAAACAATGACACCAATTGTACCTCATATTCTGTGGTTGGCTTTTTGGCTTTGGTATGTTTTATGGGAAAGGAGTCACATGTGGTggtaaagttttgtttttttttaatactttttcttCCTGTTATTCATATAAATCAATTAATGACCAACTGcatataataatgtttttccCCATATCATAATTTCTATCCAATTTTACAGCTGTGGGCATGTTTTGCAGACATATTTAAGTAACTAAGTAACTCCTAAATAAGTTACTCTTAATATTCTTTGATAGAGACAGATACTTACCTCTTTTGTTCACAAATACTCTGCATTTTCCCCAGAAAGTACAAAATCATTattaatacaaaacaaaacaaaaaaagaatgataTGATCCTTTTCTTAGTATATGTCTTCTTCTCTGGGCAAGACCAGATGAGAGTTCCTGATGAGTCTTTCATTTACGGGGTTTGTGTGATGAAATAATGCATCTGAATTTTATTCCATTCATTTTGTAGATGATTCCTATATAACCTAAACACATCGTATGttataaactgatcatatgttCTGTATGAAAAATCTTGATGTGCAAAGTAAGTAGCAACTTTGGCTGCAGTGGAATAAAAATTACagtcatttcaaatattttcatttgaaaagtctcatcaaaatggaaatactcaagtaaagagAACTTCAAacttgtatttaagtacagtacttgagcaCATATACTTAGTATATATCACCACTGAAGAAAATCTAACAAAGccacaaagtaaaaaaaacaccaagatGTCATTAGAGGTGAAACATCTTTGCTGACACTCCCTCATTTTCCTCTGCTAATAACCTGTGAAAGGTCACCGCAGGGACTTCTCATAATGACATCTTGTCTGGCTCACATTAGCCACACACTGACTGGGAGAACCATTCATTTATATGAATTAAGCACACAAGCAGTTATTTGCCTCCTTGGTaaattcaaatgtcattttgagGAATCAGCACATCAACATTTAGTGACTGAGTTTTTGCTTTGCGCCATAAGTGCTGATGCTGATAACATTTCTGCTTTCTAGtggtaaaacacacaaacacagacaacacacacacacttctttgaGGAACAAATTGTCTTCACCTCTTCACCGCTGTGTCCTGCAGCCAGAGTATTCACTAATTCATGAGCAATGCAATGTATGTGAATAAAAAGCCAGTGTGAATATAAATCATGTTGTGTGAAACAGCATTTCTAATTATAGCCGTGGTGTCTCCTGGGAGGTCTGTGgaaaaatacattatgttaTGCCTCTGCTAGAAAATACACAGACCATAAGTGGTTGTGAAATAGTTGCATCAGTTGTGTTTCTGTACTTTTGTCTGGAACtgaaatgtctgtgtgtttgtgagtgagagtgagtgagtggaaATATCCGCGTACTAAGGTCAACTCTGTTTTGGAAAACATGAGGAATTGTTATTGTGGTGGGAATGTATGCAGGTTTTCTTGTCAGCAGTGTTTGGAAAACTGGCCATAATGTGGAAAATGAGAACAACTGATAAgtctatctttctttttttttcaggctgGCTCAGCCAAACACCTGCAGAAATGTACTGAGGCCTTATAACTATATGTAGTGAGCTATGTAGTGATCAGAGATGTGTTTGTACATCTGAAATGTTTATACAGAAGCCCAGAAGTCCTCAAAGATGGTATTTTCTTAATTATGAAGGAACAATTAGACTcaatttacttaattttacCAGGATAATCTGCTTCAGTCACATCAACATTGCTCTCTAGGGAATACTGGGTACACATATTAAAAAATAAGCATTATAACAATAAGTTAATTATCTTGTGGAAACAAGTTATTCACCTTTCATAAAGCTGACTCCAGTAACTTTTTGGTCACTGCTTCTTTTGTAGATTTCCAGCTGAATGATTTTCTTTGAGAAGCTGTCATTATACTCATAAATTGTCATATGAACATATGAGATATATATCATCTTTTggactctgtttttttttttttaattttcttagCACTTCATAAACATTCATGTAAACTAGAGCTGCtgcgattagtcgattaatccgttaatcaagaaaaaacacTCAACTGATTAAACAATTatgacaataattgttagttgcagccctaatgtaAACCAGTGAATCTTCCATGGACTATGTAAGTGATGATGGTCTAAATCTGTTGTCCTTAGAGCAGAAAATAATCTCCATTTGAGGTGTCAGTGTGCACCTGCATGGTAGAGAAGCATCTTAACTCATAGTAAATCAACTTGTTCCtacaatattttatttgcacaaaataataaataaatgaacaaattaaataaaacatttttttgggtcttcctgtttgtttgcacATAAAATAAGAGATGTTTCATTATGGAGACTCTCCAGCTaaattgcatgtgtgtgtaataaatgtgCTTTAGCAGGAACAGCTGTCGCTGCTGTGCGAGCGGAGGGAACAGTGTGTTTTGAGGACATTGTGAATATTAATAAGCTTTTAGAATGATTTTGTTTAAATGAGGGCACGAATTAGCACGTTATCCTTCATTGTTTATCACGTCAGCTTCAGGGTACTACAGTCCAACTGAGGACTAACACATTCTTCTCTAGCTGATCACTCTTCTACTCTCCTTCACAAAGTTACACACAACTTTTAAATATTGACTCATCTTAAACCCTCTCGTAGAAAGATACCCTGCAGTCACAGTGAACTTCAAAGTTTTCCGAGGTTGCGTCACTTGAATACAGACAGTAAAACTCTTGCTCTTATCAAGGTGAGTGCACAGGcaatttgagatttttttttatgagccTGACAAGGGAAACCAGcagcttgttgtgtttgctcTCCTGTGTCCCGCAAAATGGCACATTGCTCAGAAGTCACATAAAATGCTACACTGATCTGATGTCACTGAACAGGACGCTTTGTAACTTTGGCAGTGGTTTGAGCTTTTCAAAGTGCAGGTCCCTGAGAGCCGACGTCTATTTATAAAGTCACTTTGTGTTCTAACTTTAGTATCCAGCTCTCTGACCAACTCTGGTCTGAATATGGACACACATTCTGACAGTGAGCAGCCATAATGAACAGCGTTAAGTTTTAGCAGATGGCTGTGGGGAAGCTTGAGCTTTGTCTCCACATTTCTTCAACCACACCGCCAAGCAGGTCATCGCAGTCATCACAAATAACTCCTACGGAAGTTATTTCAGTACTTTCCACTGGAGGAAATTCGGTAGAAGCTTAGGCCGTTCTTGCTGAATCCCAAACACTAAGTTTTAATTGGCCTTCCAGGAAAGAGAATAGCATTCATGACCTTGAATTAGGAGCGAATGCTGTCAGCTGATGGGTGGTGAGTTGAGCTGCTTATCTGTGTGTTCctgggttttatttttaacctgACAACACCTGACAGGCCCTGAAACTGGGGGAGACCATGCCAAAGCATGAGAAAGCATGAGGAAGCATGAGAAATGAGGTATGTAGGTGCAAGACTGAGGAGAACCACACGTTTCATAGCTGTaatttgcagaaaaatgtgttgatgaagaagcagcagagaggaaggaTGGAGGAGTCGTGTCTCATGATGGCGGTAATGAGGCCTAAGTGGTGTTGATGTGAGCGGAGATGTAGACAATTAAACTGAAACCATAACATCTTTTTGTAGAAAGGAAAACAGgaagacagagggaaagaggaagCTGCAGAGAAGTTTTGAGAAGGCAGGTGGACAGAGGACATGTGACGTAGTGGAAGTGAAGACAGTGGAAAGTGCAGATGACATTTTGGTAAAGTCTTTGGCCTACATTTAGTCTCTTGGCACAAATCAGGCACCTTTACTTACATCAGAGTATTCCAGCAGGGTTTAATCACTGTGGCGGAGGATTGTATTGTTACCaagagagcagaaaaacaacacatagcTGCCCTAATTTCTCCCAGCAGGAAGTGGCAGTAGTGAAAAACTGAAGCCCAGCTGTAGCCGATTATTGTGACACAACCAACTCCAACCTTTGTACTACGTTTCCCTTCCTTTGAGGTCAGGGTTGTATAAATGAATCTCATATTTATGCTTATTATGAACCAGTTTTCAACCAGTTTTCAACCTCATCTGGCCAAATATTTATCTATTCAGAAGGATGCAGGCTATTACAGGCAACCGTATGCACTTTTTGGTTCAGATACAATTCACTTGCTATCTTAGAGAATAAGAATCCATTGCAAGAAACACAGGGGTTATAAAGCGCGCTTTATAGAGCACataagcagtggtggaaaattaCGAAGTACATTTACTGTTGCTCAAGCTTGTTTACATGTTACTCAAGCACAATTTGAGGTTCTTGTACTTTAGTGCTACTTTATATGTGTACTATACATATAAACGTACTACATTAGGGATGGTACTAtggaaaaattatattttacatatttgacagctatagttgCAGATTCAGATCATACAAAAGCAGGTAATTAGTATCTTTATTATAAACTATAATGCATTGTTACAGATCTAACTACCCAACTGTTTATGAAGTAGTTAAAACTGGCTCCAACTCAACCAGCCACATTAAAATTAAGACTTTTACTTATGTAGCATTTTGAAAGCAGCACCTTTTacttaaatgtaatgtaatggaatatttttgcagCTTGGAATTACTGCTTTCACTTCAAGTGTAAGTGACAGCAGTCTCAGATAATTATGTGCAATATGATCCAGTATTTTTGGCTCATATACCCAAACATTTATCCATCAAGATATCTAAGGTATCTGACACAAATCATTTAATATACCCCTTTACAAATTTTGGTACAGAAAGCAATTTATCTTGACATTAAAAGATCTTGCTACCTCAGCACTGAAGAAATATAATTTACAGGAACCCCAGAGATCATATGCTTTATTGAGCAAATAATACCCTTTACTTATCAAAAAAGCCTTTTCTTGTGGTGATAATGCGACACCACACTACACTGTGTGATTAAACCAAAAATGGGCTGTCAGAGGGACTTTCAAAAGGCCACTATGACGTGGGGAAACCCATAGTTTCCACACAATTGGATGTCATCAGGTTCTCACTAATGCAATTAGAGAAGTTGGTAAATACACTGGGCTGCTTGTATTGGGACATGAAATGGCATCACAAGCTTGTTGACAGGGCAAGAAGTGTGACTATTGCAAGACAGGCAAAGCCAAGTGTGAAACTTTAGACGTCTGTTATGTAATCCTGCTTGTTTCTCTCTGTACTGTTTTATACCTAAAAAGCAGGTGGGAATCTGCGCACCAAGAGGACAGCCCTAATATATCCTAATATATGGTAGCCAGAGCTACATTTAGCTGGTGGCTCAAAGCCCGTATCCCCGGCACTCGCAGTGTAATTCAGTCTGCCTACGTGCACATTAAAAAAGGTGGAGGTGGCAGCTCCGTGGTCAGCACTTCTCCACCGACAAGGATCTCATGGCTGCGCCGTCATACAAAATTCAAGTTACAAAAACACCACTTAACTGAGGCAGAGAGCCATCCCTGACCAcgaagaaagaagagaaggagaccAAACTCTTTGCCAGTAAttttattttgagatattttgtaGAACAGGGGAACCaatgattacaaaaaaaaaaagttcatatgTGTTCTACATGCTACACCTTAACCTAATTCATCATGCTTGCCTGGAAAAAGTACAtagaaatttaacaaaaaacGTACAATTAAAACTGACGTACATTATACTCACcattaactttacttttaatgtacCTTTCTCTTACCTCCATGCACgcaattttttttacattacatttagatAAAAAATTAAGACTTTTAGGTGCTTCTTTAAACCATAAAGCAGTTTTTCCACTAAAGACAGAATGCacctataaataaaaaaaaaaaaaaaaaaaaagaacaaaaagaatgATATCCATTAGGACGATATTGATGGAAAATGGAAAGCCTCAACTTCTTTTAGAACATAACAGATGAATTTTGCATCCtaccataaaaacaaaaaaggaacaCTTACACGCCCATATAGTGCCGAAATGAAAAATGGAAGTCTGTCCAACTCCTCAATCTTCAACAATCACAttgaaataacacattttgataaaataaatatcgCACATCTGctagaaataaataatgattacTGAAACACCTTACTATGTTAAATGCTAAAGTGAGACAGATTTCATCTACGCGACCACTTCATTTCATGGTATGAGGATGGTCATGTGTGTAAAGCACTAGTGCGGCTTCGAGTGTCTCTCGCGGCTGTTACCTTGAGGTAgataacacatttacattaacgCCTACGATAATGGTTGCTGCTGGCATCATGTGTCAGATTTACAGTATGAAAGGGTTATAAAGGAAGCTTTCTTTTGGGGAAAATGTTATAAAGTCATAattgagaaataataataaaaaaaaacaaaaaaaaacaagacaaccCATCCCCATTTTTTTTCTCGTGTATCCCGTCCCAGGAAAGGCTGTTTGAAAGCACTTTAAAAGCCTACAGCAATGTTATCGTCTACCATCCTTCCTCATGTCGCACCCTACAGCCAAACGTCTCTTAAATCCTTTCCCGCCTGTCCATCTTTCTTCTAGCAacttctctcctgctctctgttcGTCTACAGTACTTAAGTGTGTGAGTGACATGCCAGTTTAGCAATGAGGGCGTAGACATTAACCCATGAAGGCCTGGTGATCAAGGCTCAGAGTGATGACCAAAACTCcttaaatataataaatcacCCATCTcaactcttaaaaaaaacaaaacaaaaaaaattaaaagtaactgtaataaaaaaaggTATGAAATGATTCAAGTACAATAATATAccatattattaaaaaaacaacataaaaacaaatctgcCTAGATTTTGCACTGTGAGGGAGgatatatatttctttaattaaGATGCTTGAAGATGCTGCTGTATGTTTTGTGGGCGATCTGTGGGGAGCATTTGACAGCGCAGGGGGTGAGGGACGCCTGGATGGATTTTAGAGGCAAGTCATCGGTGCTGTCAAAGCCAGGCAGGGCCAGAGAGTCCAGCTGCATATTGAGCACAATCTCTGTGTTCCTGCCGAGGAAGCTCTCGTccaactctctctccctcccctccgaGGGCTCCGTTTCCGGGCTGGCCACGGTCTCTCCGACCCCTTCTTCCTTCCGGCTGAACAGGCGGTCCAGGTAGCTGGTGTAAGTGCTCTCCTTCTGGAAGTGGTCCTCTTTGCGAATGTCCCAGCACGCTTCGTCTATCAAACAGCCGTTCTCGCCGAGAGTCTCCCCGGAGCCGAAGCTCTCCCAGGGGTGAGCGGGCCAGGCGCTGTCGCCGCCGACTCCCAGCACTCCTCCGCCACCTAACTGGGCGAGGTTAACCAGGcacttctcctctttctcctgaCTTATGGACTTGGACATGGAGCCTGAGCGGGAAGCCTCCAGCTGGGAGACGGAAGAGTTGAGCTCGTTCAGGAGGCCCACCTCGTTTAGCAGGGCCACCTCCTGACAGGGCTCCGGCTGCAGGCTCAGTTTAATGGTACTCGCGATGAAGGAGTCAAAGTCAAAGCCTTGGTTCTGCTGGCTCTGGGGCTGTGTCTGATGTTTCTCCTGCTCTCGGTCCTTCTCCACCGGACTCTGGGTCATCTCGGCCTCCTTCAGCGCGATCTGGGCCTTCACCAGCCCGTTCTTCTCGCACTTGCTCTTGGCCTTACGGTCAGCCTTTTCCTTGCTCTGCTGCTCCTTCCAGTTGGAGAGATCGATGATGAGCTTGGGTTCGTAGTAGTGGTTGACCTCACTGTCCCTCCAGATCAGGTTATCCAGGTAGGAGGGGGACACGGCCTTGTAGTTACAGGTGTGGCTACACTGCAAGTCACAGTATTTGTTCTCGTGATGGTCGTCCTGCCAGGATCGCTCTGGCGGGAACAGAGTGGAGTAGTCGAAGGACGGCTCATCCAGGAACTTTTCCCGGTCTCCATCAGCATATTTACGAGGATCCACCTGGAAACAGACGACAGACACCTTTAGCTCTTGTTATCTCATTAGCTTTTAACAAGCATGTTTCTGTTTACATCCAGTGCAAGATGTGTATTTAATAACACTAAAAACTATTTTCTGTACTTGTGATTTCTTTTTAGagcactgtatttatttaactgTGAATCTTCACATTTGGGCTGTATGCGGATGTGTAAAGAATGTGTAAACACACCTGgacctcctcctcatctgttACATCGGAGAGGGCCCTCGGGTCCACCTGAACTTCATCTGGGTCATGGGTGCTGTGTAAGTGCCAGTCAGCCTCTGACAGCTGGCTCTCATGATACCTgacagagaatgaaagagaCTTTAGTATACAAACATTATAACTGTTTAGACAGCAAACTATTCTCCACTGAAactcacaagaaaaatgtctgAGTAGGAAAAAATAATCTGTCCACCTCCGAGTTTGTTCAGAGAGCAGGTGTGGGAGAGGGAATGAGAGAGCGAGCATACCTGTCCCAGGTGTGACTGTGGCTCTGGTCCATGAGCAGGATATCATCTACTTCGTCCTCGATATGGAAGGGGTGCAGAGAGACAGGTTCGTCTAGGGGGAAGGAGTAGTCAGCCATATAGGGGTGGGCCAGGGCTTCCTCCGCAGTCAAACGATCTATGGGGTTGAAGGTCAGAATCTTCTCCAGGAAAtccagagctgcagagagaaaagagagcagGGAGGGATGACGATGAGTTTATCATGCAGGAAACACGAGATGTGATGCGTGACAGATGTGACCCTGACCCCTGTCTTTTGtctgaatgaatgagtgaatgaataaccGACTGAATAAGTGGCACCCACCCTGTGGACTGACGTCAGGCAGCAGCTTGGCCAGCGGTGTGTGAGGCTTGGACATGTCGTTGCGGATGAAGACGGGGATGACGCTGTT includes these proteins:
- the mapk6 gene encoding mitogen-activated protein kinase 6, translating into MAEKFESLMNIHGFDLGSRYMDLKPLGYGGNGLVFSAVDTDCDKRVAVKKIILTDPQSVKHALREIKIIRRLDHDNIVKVFETLGPNGRRLTEDVVSLTEVNSVYIVQEYMETDLCQLLERGLLSEGHARLFMYQLLRGLKYIHSANVLHRDLKPANLFVNTEDLVLKIGDFGLARIMDPHYSHKGHLSEGLVTKWYRSPRLLLSPNNYTKAIDMWAAGCIFAEMLTGKTLFAGAHELEQMQLILESIPVLREEDRQELNSVIPVFIRNDMSKPHTPLAKLLPDVSPQALDFLEKILTFNPIDRLTAEEALAHPYMADYSFPLDEPVSLHPFHIEDEVDDILLMDQSHSHTWDRYHESQLSEADWHLHSTHDPDEVQVDPRALSDVTDEEEVQVDPRKYADGDREKFLDEPSFDYSTLFPPERSWQDDHHENKYCDLQCSHTCNYKAVSPSYLDNLIWRDSEVNHYYEPKLIIDLSNWKEQQSKEKADRKAKSKCEKNGLVKAQIALKEAEMTQSPVEKDREQEKHQTQPQSQQNQGFDFDSFIASTIKLSLQPEPCQEVALLNEVGLLNELNSSVSQLEASRSGSMSKSISQEKEEKCLVNLAQLGGGGVLGVGGDSAWPAHPWESFGSGETLGENGCLIDEACWDIRKEDHFQKESTYTSYLDRLFSRKEEGVGETVASPETEPSEGRERELDESFLGRNTEIVLNMQLDSLALPGFDSTDDLPLKSIQASLTPCAVKCSPQIAHKTYSSIFKHLN